One Synechocystis sp. LKSZ1 genomic window, CGAGCATCCCTCTCGTTTGGCCCAAACGCGCATCCGCATCCAAATTCCCCGCCAATACCAGCAAGACCCGATCATCTCGCAATTAGCGACCCGTTATCACCTGGAAATTAACATCCTGGCGGCGATTCTAGGGGCCAACGGCAAGGAAAGTGGCTGGTTTGACCTCCACCTCGTGGGAACAGAAAAAAATATCCAAGATGCCCTGGTCTACCTCGGAGACCTCAATATCAATATTATTTCCGATCTGGAAACCGACGGTTGGTAATGACTCATTTGACTGAAGTAGCCTCAAAATTCCTGGCCCCCCAGCCACGTCCGTGGTTGGGACTGATCGGCTCTCGTTTTTCGCCCCCTTGGGCCGTTACACTTATCTATTTGTTATTTCTACTGATTCTGCCCATTGCGGCCCTGACGACTAAATCGCTTTCCTTGGGCTGGGGCCGTTTCTGGGAAATTGCCACCTCCGACATTGCTCTTTCGGCCTACGACGTTACCTTTGTCACGGCCTTGGCGGCCGGGGCCATTAATGGCCTGTTGGGAACTATCGTCGCCTGGGTTTTGGTGCGTTACCAGTTCCCCGGTAAAAAAATTGTTGATGCCGCTGTGGATTTACCCTTCGCCCTACCGACTTCCGTTGCCGGGTTAGTCTTGGCTACGGTCTATAGCGACAATGGTTGGATTGGCCAGTTATTTGCCCCCTTTGGCATTCGCATTGCCTTTACCCGCCTGGGGGTGTTTGTGGCCATGTTGTTTATTTCCTTACCTTTTATCGTGCGGACACTCCAGCCCGTGCTTCAAGAAATGGAAGAAGAGGCTGAAGAAGCGGCCTGGTCGTTGGGGGCAACGGAATGGCAAACCTTTTGGCGGGTTATTTTTCCGCCCCTATTACCGCCGATTTTGACGGGCATTGCCCTGGGCTTTTCGCGAGCAGTGGGGGAATACGGTTCCGTAGTGATCGTGGCCTCCAACATTCCTTTCAAAGATTTGATTGCCCCGGTGTTAGTCTTCCAGCGCCTAGAGGAATACGACTACGAAGGCGCTACGGTGATCGGTGCGGTTCTGCTCCTAGTCTCCCTTGTTTTACTCCTCGTGATTAATCTCTTACAACAGTGGGGTCGTCGTTATGCCGTGGATTAAACCGAAATATCTTCTCATTGCCCTAGCCCTGGCTTACTTAGGCCTAATCCTCGTTATCCCCGTCGTTTCCGTTTTCTACGAAGCCTTTCATAACGGTCTGGGACAATTCTTAACCACCATGAAAGACGATAATTTTTTAGCAGCAGTACGTCTTACTTTGATTATTGCGCTCATTGCCGTTCCTCTCAACACGGTGTTTGGCCTCTGTGCAGCCTGGGTTTTGGCGCGTAATCAATTTCCCGGCCGGGCTCTGTTTCTCAGTGTGCTGGATTTACCCTTCTCCATTTCTCCCGTAGTTGCGGGTTTAATGATTGTTCTGCTCTACGGACAAAAGGGCTGGATTGGCTCATTTTTCCACGAAGCCGATATTAAAATTCTTTTTGCCATTCCCGGCATGACCATTGCCACCATTTTTGTCACCCTGCCCTTTGTGGCCCGAGAGGTGATTCCGGTCTTAGAGGAAATGGGGCCAGAGCAGGAGGAAGCCGCTCGAATTCTGGGCGCTAAGGATTGGCAAATTTTCTGGCGGGTTACTTTACCCAATATTCGTTGGGGCTTGCTCTACGGAGTATTGCTGACCAACGCTCGGGCCATGGGGGAGTTTGGTGCGGTTTCGGTGGTTTCCGGCAGTATCTTGGGACAAACCAGTACCCTGCCTATTTTTGTAGAACAAGAATACAAAAACTATCAAACAGAAGCCGCCTTCAGTGCCGCTGTCGTCTTAGCGTTACTGGCCGCCGTCACCCTAGTGCTCAAGGAAATCCTTGAACGATACACCGGTCACCACTCAAAATAACCTTCCGTATTGCTTGTAAACATCGCTAGTTTCTAGGACTTATCTTTCATGAGCATTATTATTAGCAAAGTTGAAAAAAACTTTGGTAGTTTCAAAGCCCTATCCGAGATTAATTTGGAAATTCCTGATGGTAAACTAGTGGCTCTCTTGGGCCCATCAGGGTCAGGTAAATCAACGCTTTTGCGGACTATTGCCGGCTTGGAGAAGCCCGACCAAGGCCAAATTATTATCAATGGCCAGGACACAACTCACATCGATATTCGTAAACGAAACATTGGTTTTGTTTTTCAACACTATGCTCTTTTCAAACATCTGACCATTCGTCAAAATATTGCCTTTGGCCTAGATATTCGCAAGCATCCTAAAAACCAGATAAAACAACGGGTTCAAGAACTCTTGGGCCTAATCCAGTTAGAAGGCCTGGGAGACCGCTATCCTTCCCAATTATCTGGTGGCCAAAGACAACGGGTGGCCCTGGCCCGGGCCCTGGCCGTACAACCCCAAGTTCTGTTGCTAGATGAACCCTTTGGGGCCCTGGACGCTAAAGTGCGGAAGGAACTGCGGAGTTGGTTGCGGCAATTGCACGATGAAGTTCATCTAACGAGCGTATTTGTGACCCACGACCAGGAAGAAGCCATGGAAGTAGCCGATGAGATTGTGGTGATGAACCAGGGCAAGATTGAGCAGATTGGCTCCCCCGCAGAGATTTATGACCATCCCGCAACGCCGTTTGTGATGGAATTTATTGGCGAAGTCAATATTTTGTCGCCGACAGCGAATCTTTTCCAAAATCATCCCGAAATCAACACCAATGAATTTCCCCGTCATGCCTCAGCTTCGGTGTTTGTTCGTCCCCATGATGTGGGTATCCAGACGGCTCCTGATGAGGTAACGAGTCCAGCCGTAGTGAAACGCATTATCCATTTGGGTTGGGAAATTCAGGTGGAATTAAGTTTGAATGATCAAGCGATAGTTGTAGCTCACCTAAGTCGGGAACAGTTCAACGAGCTTCGCTTAGAAGTGAGTCAATCAGTCTATATCAAACCCCGCCAAAGTAAATTCTTTTCTGAAAACGGATTTCTCACCTATGCCATCTAGTTTTCCCGCCTTCATAAACCAACGTTTTTGGGCTTTAATACTTATTTTTCTAGGATTTTTATTATCCCCTGCTTGCTGGTGGAATGATCTATTGATTAATCTACCTTTAGCTTATGTCTTTGGCCGCTTCTGTAGTTGGTTTATTCCTCAGTTACTTTTACCTGGGGTAATTCTTGGTTATTGGTTCTCTAACTTAGTGGGTATTGTCTTAATGCATATCGGTGCCCAGCAAGCTTTTCAGAAAGGGAATCAAAACGTATCACTCCAAGACCAAATCAAGTCAGGCCTAATCACCTCTACTACGTTTACCTTAGTGATTCTCAGTCTTGCTTACTTTCAAGTTGTTGATCTCTCAAACTATATTCCCAGTGAATTATTTGCAGTTGAACCAGTATCTTAGCTGAGCTCTATGCTCGCAAGAAATAGTATTCATTTCTTGTTTGATCCACCTTCCTAATTTGAAATGCCTCAATCTATTGCTAGCTCATTAAAAAATTTCACTACGAGAACTTTATTACCTCATAAAAATAATTGCTTCTGGAAAATAGAAAGTGGTATTGTTCGTACTTTCACTTGGTTAGAGGATGGTACTCTGGTGACTCTTGGGCTATGGGGGCCTGGAGATATTGTTGGCAAGAATTTTGCTAGCATTACGCCCTATAAGTTGGAATGCCTAACGCCAGTTCAAGCCTCTCTAATTTTGCAAAACCATGATGAACTGATTGAGATGCTGGTTGCTCATATTCAGCAAATGAATGAACTGGCTGTTGTTCGTCGCCAAAAAACCGTTGATAAAATGCTATTTCAGTTTCTTAAATACTTAGCTAATAAATTTGGCAAGATGACCACAAAAGGGCAATTGATTGATATTCGTTTAACTCATCAGGATTTAGCAGATTTATTGGGAACTAGCCGCGTCACCATTACCCGATGCCTAGGACAACTAGAAGATCAAAAATTGATCAATCGCCAAGTATTAAGGGGAATTGTCATTCCAGAGGATGAAATTTGGCACTATGAAATTTGAAATCTATCGGGGTCAGTAGTGCCAACTATCACCAGCAAAATTTGAACGAACTCTAAAATCAATATTGGCTGTCTTTAAATAAGCCAAGGCTTTCTCAATTTTCTGGGGAGTTCTTCTCATTTCTAATTCAAATCTCCCTGCTTCTTGACGATTATCTAAAAAATCCGCTTTTGTTATATTGACAACCAAGTCATAATAGGCAATCAGTTTATAAATAATTGGAGTTGATTTATAAGAATAAGGGATTGATAAGCCAAGCCTAATTGTAACTAGATTTTTATTGAAGGAGCTAACTTCTCTCATTCTTTTTTTAAAGATAACAATGTGTTTTTATCCACCTTACCACATACTAAAAAAGTAGGTTGATTATGGAAGCAATGTTTTTAGTAGCGAGCGATTGGCATAGTATTGCATTTCGTCTTTGCTTAGCTTTATTGGTTGGCTGCTTAATTGGAATCAATCGCCAAAAAGGTGGACGGCCCGCTGGCATGAGAACCTTTATGTTAGTCAGTATGGGATCGGCTCTGTTTGTAATGATTCCTTTGCAGGCGGAGGGGGATAGCGCGTTTGCTGCAACCAATGCCCTAAGTCGAACTATTCAAGGCGTAAGCTCTGGGGTTGGCTTTATCGGTGCAGGTCTGATTCTGCAACAATCTGATCATCGAAACCAGACTAAAGTGCGCGGTTTGACTACGGCCGCTTCTATCTGGATTGCTGCCGCTTTAGGAGCAACGATTGGTTGTGGACTATGGCAAACGGGACTATTAGGTGGCTTTTTAACCCTATTAGTACTAAGTGGAGTAAAACGCCTACGACGCTGGATATTAATTGCCCTAGGAAAGCGTCGGCAAGCCCAGCTTTTAGAGCTAGAAGAGTTGTCTGAGCCAGAACAAAATGAGTATTTTTTTAACCAAGAACTATTATAGTACATGATTCACTCAGAGATGAATAAGTCCTTGTGGAAGATAGATCTTTTCCGCTTTTCACAAGTGTAATTTTCACTTTTAAGCTTAAAATAAATACTAGAATTAACCTCCCAGCGATCCAACAAATCAGTGCCTCTATCTTGGGAAGTATCACTCTGTAGTGATAATAATTTTCTCTTGAGTTGAAAACTTAAGTTCATTATTTAACTCAACCCCTTGGGAAAAAAGACTTTTATATAAAACCAATAGACAATTTGGGATACGAATCTCAAAGAGAAGTCAATCCAGGAATATTAAGGTCTTATTAGTTTTTGTTAAATTGACGACAAAATTTATCCTTTTGTTTAAATCTTTAGTCAAAATAGTATAGCCAATGTAACTCGGCCCTTTAAAAAGAGCAATAAAGGCTAAAAAATTGTTGTCTATAACACAATTTCTTGTCTTTTCCTAGAGACTATGCCAAGCTTAATAAACACTTAAAAACAATTCCCATCGGATTAGTGTATTTTGCAGATAATTATTAAGGATTGTAACAATGGAAGATGTTTCTTTGAGTTTTTCTCGTCAGTCTAGAGGTAAATCAACTCTTAATCGTAAGGGAATCTATAAATTGTGGTGGCATATTCGAGCCTACGCTATTATCGCTGGTATCCTAGTTCTTGGACTACTGAAATTAACAACACTCGTTTTCGTTGATAGTCTTGTCATGCTAAAATCTTTACAAGGATTCAAGCGAAAAAATAAAATAGCAACAAAGATCGCTTTATTTCCCTAAAAATAATGAAACAGCTTAAATCTCGTTCTCACGATTTACGGACGTTATTTGAGCGAGAGATTACAGCCGAATACATCGCTGAGCCTCTGCAAACTCTACCCGCAGAATTGGCAATTGTTGAGGGCCTAGTCAGAATGGAGCAAAAGGACTTTGATGTGATGGGGGTAGAGCATCAGGGCCTAATCACAGGCTATTTAGAACGAGGGGTCTTGATTACACCGGGATTAACGACCTGTCAAGACTACCAAACGGTCTTCAAGCTTCAGGATCTCGTCTCAGCCGGAACCCCTCTGATCAAGTTACTCCCCATCTTTAAACAAACCCATCGTTTATTTGTCTTAGAAGGTAATGTCGTGACTAGTATTATCACCCAGGGTGATCTGCAAAAGGCACCGGTACGAATGCTGTTGTTTAGCCAAGTAACGTTGCTAGAGATGAATCTGCTCCGTCTCATTCGACTCTATTACCCCGGAGATTCTTGGCAATCGGTTCTCAAAAGTGATCGGGTAGAACTTGCTCAACGCCATTTACAGGGTAGTCAAGCTAGAAATGAGGTAATTAGCTTATTAGACTATCTACAGTTTTGTGATAAGCGTGACCTAGTGCTCCGTCACCCCGATCTCTTTAAGAAATTAAAATTTCCGTCTAGAAATGCCGGAGAGTATCTTTTCAAGTCGGCGGAAAAATTACGAAATTGCTTGGCCCATGCCCAGGATTTAGTCCATGACTCCACTTGGTCAGAACTCATTACCTTAGCTGAAGGAATTGAATCCCTGCTCATTCGCTGTGAAGCAATCGGATCATAATTGCTCATATCAAACAAGGTATATCCTAAGAGTGTCTTCTATTAATTTTTGATATTAAAAAGCCTATTTTTATTGACTCTAGGTATTTATTTTAAATAAATTTAAAACATATTTAATTGCACCAATTGATGGTAGTACTTGATGTGACTTATACAACATCTAAATAAAATAAATCATGCTATCTTTTAAGGAGTTTCTATAATCCTTAGATTCATTGTATGCTTCGAAAATTACTTCTATTGTGGTCTAAGGTAGGCAAACAAATCAATTCTCTAGCCTACAGAATCATTTCCGTCATTTTCGGGATAACCTTATTTCTTGCTTTAGGCATTTCAGCTTCCAACTCAGCAAACCCTAGTAGTTCTATCCAGTTTGTTTCCCCTAGCTGGGTTCAAGAGCACTTGAGTGACCCTAAGCTTAGAATTCTCGACGTTCGCATTAATCCCTTGGAATACATTGATGGACATCTACCCCAAGCGGTCAATATTGCTGACAATAACTTTCGCGGCCCCAATGGTTTTCTTCCAGTTCAGTACTGGGAAACAGCAAAAATAGGTAGCTTACTCTCCAAGGCAGGAGTTAGTAACAACAATAAAGTACTAGTCTATTCCGATGGTAATAATGTTCTTGGTGCAACAATGGTTGCCTATTTACTAGAACGTTCTGGTGCGAAGGATATTGCTGTCTTAGACGGCGGCTTCAAAGGCTACAAAGATGCGAAAGAAAATGTGACGAAGGAATTCCCTCGCTATAAAAATGGGAACTTTACCCTCAAAGATAACGAAAATATTCGTATTAGCTTATCAGAGCTAGAAAAGCTGATCGGTAAACCGGGAGTAGTAATTATCGATCCACGTCCCCCAGAGTTATTTGAGGGTAAAACCAATCTTTGGGTAAGAAACGGGCATATTCCAGGGGCCAAAAATATTCCTTGGCCCACTTTTACTGAAGCCAATAATCCCGATGAGGCCCTCAAGAACCCTCACCAGCTAAAATCCCTTGATGCAATCAAAAAAATTCTTGCCGACCGAAATATAAAACTCAGCGACAATATTATTGTTTCCTGTAGCACTGGTCGGGAAGCAACCTTGCAATACGTTGTCCTGAAACATTTGTTGGGTTATCCTAAGGTTAGAATTTATGAAGGCTCGTGGACAGAATATAGTACCACAAACTTGCCTGTTGAAACTGGCCCAGAAAGAGCAGTATAAACAGTAATCAAACAGAATCCAAGATAGCATTTACCTACTTTTTAAGGATTTTAATAGTAGGTATTTTCTGCATCAAGAAAACAATATGATCACTCCTTTTGCCTTGAATTCAGTCTTAAAAATATTTAAACATACTTCTAACAAATGACTTGACAAGAAAAAGATTAGTGAATAACATAAAATACAGTATCCCGATAAATAAAGTGTATTTCTTTTAAAGTCATGGTGCTATATCTTGTCGAATCAGAAATTCAAGAACTAGGTATTGAGCAAATCAAAGAATCCATTGAGCACATTTCTCAACTCATTGCACCGGATGCCGGCAAAGTGGTTGAAGTACAAGTCGGCGAAGATTTAAAGCGTTTATTTATTGTTGTTGATGCTGATAACCAAGAATCAGCAAAAAATAGCATCGAGCACGCTGGCTTCCCTGTTCATTTGCTCAAAGAAGTTCGCTTGATCGGGCAGGATTTGGTGACTCTAAGCAAACGCAAAGCTAAGGCGAACTATTTGGTTGAATGGAATTTGCCTCCGGGATTAACCATGGAGCTATATCTGGCTCGTAAAGCCGAAAAGACGCCGCTTTATGAACAAATTCCCAGTGTTCAATTTGAAAGAACCTACGTTTGTGAAGATTTGAGTAAATGTCTTTGTTTCTACGACAGCCCTAATGAAGTGACGGTAAAACAAGCACGAGATATTGTCAGCGCTCCGATTGACCGTCTAACTCCCATTCAAAATCTTTATTAGCTCATCCTATTTGTTTATTTTTCAGGAACTTGAGACCATGCTTGCACAACAAGAACGAGTTCAATCCTTGCTTTCTAATCATGCCCATGCTTTAAATGATGGTTCTGGAGGAGCGAATGTTGGTCATTCCCTGGGGTTATTAGGAGAAGTGGGATGGTTGGGTTATGGTGTCCCCTCGGGATTAGGGGGCCAGGAAGGCTCGATAGCAGAGGCGGTAGAGGCGATTGCCCTAGTTTCTGAAGTTTGTCTCACCAGTGGCTTTTCCTTTTGGTGCCAAAGGGCGGTGATTGGGTACTTGGCACATTCTGACAACGCTTGGCTCAAATACCACATTTTGCCGCTACTACTGCGAGGAGAAATGTCTGGGGCAACGGGCCTGTCCAATGCCATGAAGCATTTAGCTGGGCTGGAAAAACTACGCATAGAGGGACGCATTCATGGGGATTCAGTTACTGTCAATGGATTCTTGCCCTGGGTTTCAAATCTTAAGCCTTATCAATTCCTGCTGGTCGTTGCCGCAGAGACCCGTCAAGGAGACTCTCTCGTTGTTGCCGTTCCGGCCGACACCCATGGTGTTAACAGGGGCAGGGATCTCAAGCTAATTGGACTTCAGGGGGCCTGGACAAGCACGATTAATCTCGATAATGTGCAACTTTCTTCGGATTGGATTATTAGCCACAATGCGCAACAGTTTTTAGCAACCATTCGACCTCAATTTTTGCTATTACAGTGCGGCCTGGCTTTAGGCATTACCCGTAAATCCTTGTTGGAAGTTAGCTATTGCCTTCAGCAAACTAAAAAAAGCCTTAGCCACCGCTATCGTCAGAAGTATGAGCAATTACTTGCCCTGGAAGAAACCTTAAGAAACTTAAGTACATGGGAATACCATGATCTTGCTCAAGTCTGTCGGTTGTTTCAACTGAGAATCGACCTAACACGCCTAGCCGTCGAGTCCGTCAGCTTAGAATTAGAAGCCCAGGGAGGTAGTGCATATATTCGTTCTAGTTCTACGGCCAGACGATTGCAAGAAGTTGCTTTTTTACCCGTTTTAACCCCTAGCTTGGTTCAGCTTGAGCAAGAACTTCATCGCCATAATTTAACCGCTATTGGTTAGTTGTTGGTCTTTATTTCCATAGGGTTCTCTATCATGTCACGCTTACCAACTGCTCCCTCTGCTCCAGACTTGCTTGCAATACCGGTGGATGCTAAGCCCATTCTTAAAGTCGTCGATCTCGGTTTAGCGTATCACCATCGACAAAAAGTTTCTCCCATTTTTGAGGGGATTCATCTAGACATTTACCCAGGGGAAGTAGTGTGCTTACTGGGGGCAAGTGGATGCGGAAAATCTTCTCTGTTATCTGCCGTCGCTGGTTTTGTGAGTCAGGGCCATCCTCAAGCAACCGTTAGACACTGGGGGCAGACTTATCTACAGTCCGAGCCCTTACAGGCCCCTGATCCGCGGATTGCCGTCGTCTTTCAAGATGCAACCTTATTACCCTGGTTGACAGTTTGGCAGAATGTAGCCTGGGGATTACAGTTACGGGCGATGCCGCGGTTATCCCGTTCAGAACTGCGAGAGCGGGTAGGCGAAGCACTGTTGAGCGTTAATTTACAGGGCTTTGAGTCGAGCTACCCCCGTCAGCTATCAGGCGGTATGGCCCAACGAGTCGCCTTGGCCAGGGCCCTGGCCCGTCATCCGACCCTACTCCTGCTGGATGAACCCTTTAGTGCGCTAGATGTCATTACTCGTTTAGAAATGCAAGTTTACAACGGGTTTTAGTCAGCCTTCTCTTGGCCACTATTGTCGGGATTCCTTTGGGAATTTTATTAGGATTATTTAAAGGCATTGAAAAATCAACCTCAGTCCTTTTTCAATTTATTCGTATGATTTTTCCCCTATTCTGGATGCCGATTGCCGTTATGGTCTTTGGCATTGGGGATGCACCGATCTATTTTTTATTGACCATCGCTGCTGTCTGGCCCATTATTCTCAATACAAGCATGGGAGTCGTCTCCGTTGATAGACACTGGTTATTGTTGTCGAAAAGTCTCTGCGCCAATGCCTTAGAAGCTTTAACCCAGGTTATTGTACCTGCTATTATTGCCCATATTTTAACGGGATTACGCCTAGCTGTTGGTATCATTTGGATTGTGCTAGTTCCAGCGGAAATGCTAGGAGTGACCTCGGGCCTAGGTTACTATATCTTAGATACAAGAGACCGTTTGGATTACTCTGAGCTAGTAGCAGTTATTTTGATAATTGGTGTTATTGGCTATGGTTTAGATACTTTCTTAAGGTTGATGCACCAAGCCTGGGCTCATCATCGTTAGCTCTAAATAAAACCAGTTTTTGTTTTTTTTAACTTCAATTCTGGTATTAGCTCTTCTAAAATTTATGGCGCTTTCCCAAGATTACTCTTCTTTTAAAAAAAGATTATTTAGCGTAAAGTGTGTCAGTTATGCTGGCTTTGTTTTTATATGCTCTATTGTGTTTATTAGTCTAGTAATTACTGTTCATTACAATCCCTTGGGTCTGGGCTGGGATCAAGCTATTCTCATTGCACTGCATCAAACTCATCAACCGATTCTAGACCACTGGGCTAAAATCTTGACGGATTTAGGAATCTGGATTGTAACGGCACCTGTCTTGGGACTCATTGCCTTAATTTTGACCTATCAACAGCAATGGCAAAAGGGAGTTTATATTGCAATCACTGTCTTTGGTGCGATCCCTCTCAGCTACGGGCTAAAACATCTTTTTAATCGTCCTCGTCCCCACCTCTGGTCTAGTGATGTAGCCTGGCCGACTAATCCTTCCTTTCCCAGTGGCCATGCTTTCTCTAGTATGATGTTTGTGACTTTAATAATTCTCCTGTGGCCTTGGAGGGGACGGACTTGGGTCGTGCTAGCGGGAAGTCTTTTTGTCATCTTGATTGGCTGGACAAGACTGTACCTTGGGGTTCACTATCCGAGTGATATTTTGGCTGGTTGGAGTATAGCAATTGCCTGGTGTGTGAGTGTTTATCTAATCTATTCGCCGGGGCAGACCATCCAAAAAGACGAGTAATTCTCCGGGTTGAATCGTTGTCCATACTTCATTGTCTGTAAGGGGCAAGGTGGCAATAATTGCAACTCGGTCATCAGGATTTGTTAAGGCCTGAAAATCAACGGTAATATCTTCATCAATCAAATGAGCCGCTGCAAAAGGGGCCTGGCGAATCAGATAACTTAAATTGGTTGTACAGTGACAAAATAAATATTCTCCATTAGATAATAAATAGTTAAAAATGCCCTTTTCTGCTAATCCTTTGGTTACTTGATTAATGACTGTATAAAGATCAAGTAAAGCCGGTTGGCCCTGGGGGAAAGTTTCCCGTAATGTTTCTAACATTATACAGAAAGCCTTCTCACTATCTGTGCTACCAACAGGCTGATATACCCCCCGTAAAGATGGGTTAAAATTTTCCAAGTGACCATTGTGGGCAAAAACCCAATATTGGCCCCATAACTCTCGTTGAAAGGGATGACAATTTTCGAGTCCGACTTCTCCTTGAGTAGCCTTGCGAATATGGGCAATTACCTGGGTTGATTTAATGGGATATTGTTTAACCAATTGGGCTATGGGAGAAACAATTGAAGGATAGTCATCTAAAAAAAGCCGACAACCCCGATCTTCAAAAAAAGCAATTCCCCAACCATCTCGATGTTCATCGGTTTTTCCTCCCCTTGCACAAAAGCCTTCAAAGGAAAAGCAAATATCCGTGGGCACATTGCTATTCATTCCGAGTAATTGACACATACAACTCCTGCGACCTGATCCGTTCCATATATCAGGCTTCAATTGTAGGAAAATTTCCCACTAAAATGCTTCAGTGTCAATAGGAATCACTCAAATTGCTTTGTGTCATTCAGTTAAAACTAAGAAGAGAGGGAACTATTCTCCTGTTTGGAAAAACCCCAAATAAATAGCAACACAATTACTGATAAGACGAGCCATTCTGGTGGTACATAGCTGGGAAGTAGAGCCTTAGAGAGAAGACGCACCCCTACCCAAAAAATTGTTAGGTAAGCGGCATCCTGAAGATAGGTAAAGCGATTGAGCCATTCAATAAAGAGTTCTGCCAAAAAACGTAGGGCAATTACCCCGACTAGGCCCCCCATCAGCACCAACCAGGTTTGATCCGAAATAGCGATCGCTGTCGTGACACTATCCAAAGAAAAGACTAAATCTGTGACGGCAATTAAGGGAATGATTTGCCAATAGGATGATCTTGGCTCCTGAACGGTGAGCATTTCATCTTCTGGTTCCGCTTCTCCCGCTAGACGTTGCCAAAAATATTTACCTGTTAACCCTAAGAGATAAAGGGCTCCTACGACCTGGAATTGCCAAAATTGAACAATCCAAGTTGCCATTAAAATTAGTAAAATACGCAGTAAAAAAGCGCCTCCCAAGCCCCAGTTAAGAACCCGCTTTTGGTACTTTTCTTCTGGTAAATGCTGAACTAAGGCTGCTAAAGCTACAGCATTATCTGCAGAAAGGATAGTTTCTAAAGCAACTAGGGAGAGTAAAACCCCAATGGTGTTAGGAACGAGATTGCTATTGAGGGAGAAGGGGTCTGGCATAGTCAAAAAATATCAATAATAAAGGTGAGGATAAAAAATGATCAAAA contains:
- a CDS encoding acyl-CoA dehydrogenase family protein, whose protein sequence is MLAQQERVQSLLSNHAHALNDGSGGANVGHSLGLLGEVGWLGYGVPSGLGGQEGSIAEAVEAIALVSEVCLTSGFSFWCQRAVIGYLAHSDNAWLKYHILPLLLRGEMSGATGLSNAMKHLAGLEKLRIEGRIHGDSVTVNGFLPWVSNLKPYQFLLVVAAETRQGDSLVVAVPADTHGVNRGRDLKLIGLQGAWTSTINLDNVQLSSDWIISHNAQQFLATIRPQFLLLQCGLALGITRKSLLEVSYCLQQTKKSLSHRYRQKYEQLLALEETLRNLSTWEYHDLAQVCRLFQLRIDLTRLAVESVSLELEAQGGSAYIRSSSTARRLQEVAFLPVLTPSLVQLEQELHRHNLTAIG
- a CDS encoding ATP-binding cassette domain-containing protein, translating into MSRLPTAPSAPDLLAIPVDAKPILKVVDLGLAYHHRQKVSPIFEGIHLDIYPGEVVCLLGASGCGKSSLLSAVAGFVSQGHPQATVRHWGQTYLQSEPLQAPDPRIAVVFQDATLLPWLTVWQNVAWGLQLRAMPRLSRSELRERVGEALLSVNLQGFESSYPRQLSGGMAQRVALARALARHPTLLLLDEPFSALDVITRLEMQVYNGF
- a CDS encoding ABC transporter permease subunit: MGILLGLFKGIEKSTSVLFQFIRMIFPLFWMPIAVMVFGIGDAPIYFLLTIAAVWPIILNTSMGVVSVDRHWLLLSKSLCANALEALTQVIVPAIIAHILTGLRLAVGIIWIVLVPAEMLGVTSGLGYYILDTRDRLDYSELVAVILIIGVIGYGLDTFLRLMHQAWAHHR
- a CDS encoding phosphatase PAP2 family protein is translated as MFISLVITVHYNPLGLGWDQAILIALHQTHQPILDHWAKILTDLGIWIVTAPVLGLIALILTYQQQWQKGVYIAITVFGAIPLSYGLKHLFNRPRPHLWSSDVAWPTNPSFPSGHAFSSMMFVTLIILLWPWRGRTWVVLAGSLFVILIGWTRLYLGVHYPSDILAGWSIAIAWCVSVYLIYSPGQTIQKDE
- a CDS encoding class II glutamine amidotransferase, producing MCQLLGMNSNVPTDICFSFEGFCARGGKTDEHRDGWGIAFFEDRGCRLFLDDYPSIVSPIAQLVKQYPIKSTQVIAHIRKATQGEVGLENCHPFQRELWGQYWVFAHNGHLENFNPSLRGVYQPVGSTDSEKAFCIMLETLRETFPQGQPALLDLYTVINQVTKGLAEKGIFNYLLSNGEYLFCHCTTNLSYLIRQAPFAAAHLIDEDITVDFQALTNPDDRVAIIATLPLTDNEVWTTIQPGELLVFLDGLPRRID